A genomic window from Anthonomus grandis grandis chromosome 4, icAntGran1.3, whole genome shotgun sequence includes:
- the LOC126735159 gene encoding uncharacterized protein LOC126735159 — MNEKLVKELIQARQAVKRKLKSLKTDVAKSQFRQEKEFKPITEPLKELIKAVKAEEKIKTEPLTPPAFSTPQKFKTDLSPQKRRQTNIYNKYLPSELPSFLTREDTFEINDENDDDVFFNQQSSLREPRLSSTRRDNLDESTITEPTTKEIRQSIFELTRSPAYEQYLEAFHPLVRGFVDASLKSERDLDNTHGLFHDAENEKWKIGDSEADFVQQNFKIQDLIYEGTPGLYELLFFQEPRGYTSKDLNNYMDILQRSNAYRRNYDPKAQIQGTTDPKYLTIIKPYLIKKGILRSTSTSSAIPFSKPKPPSETRPRSTRITSKKGGGMMMNLTNKKTDYVYYDDPNELVERLKLLISSQMAGHTGHNNEIVSIIEELKEAKVIL, encoded by the coding sequence ATGAATGAAAAGTTAGTAAAAGAATTAATACAAGCCCGTCAAGCTGTAAAACGAAaactaaaatctttaaaaacagATGTGGCCAAGTCTCAGTTTCGacaagaaaaagaatttaaaccAATTACAGAACccttaaaagaattaattaaagcTGTAAAAGcggaggaaaaaattaaaacagaaccCTTAACACCGCCAGCATTTTCTACtcctcaaaaatttaaaaccgaTTTATCACCGCAAAAAAGACgtcaaacaaatatttataacaaatatcTACCTTCGGAATTACCATCATTTTTAACAAGAGAAGATACATTTGAAATAAACGATGAGAATGACgatgatgtattttttaatcaacAATCATCTTTAAGGGAGCCTCGTCTAAGTTCTACGAGACGAGATAATTTAGATGAATCTACCATTACTGAACCAACAACAAAAGAAATTAGACAGAGTATTTTTGAGTTAACCAGAAGTCCGGCATACGAACAATATCTTGAAGCATTTCATCCGCTTGTAAGAGGTTTTGTTGATGCATCTTTAAAAAGTGAACGAGATTTAGATAATACGCATGGCCTATTTCATGATGCAGAAAATGAAAAGTGGAAAATTGGCGACAGTGAAGCTGACTTTGTGcaacaaaattttaagattcAGGATTTAATCTATGAGGGTACACCCGGTCTCtatgaacttttattttttcaagaaccTCGCGGTTATACCTCAAAAGATCTTAACAATTACATGGATATATTGCAAAGAAGCAATGCTTATAGAAGAAACTATGATCCAAAGGCACAGATTCAAGGCACTACCGACCCAAAatacttaacaataataaaaccgTACTTGataaaaaagggaattttaagaTCTACTTCCACATCTAGTGCCATTCCTTTTTCTAAGCCTAAACCACCGTCAGAAACACGCCCGAGAAGCACTAGAATAACCTCGAAAAAGGGGGGAGGAATGATGatgaatttaacaaataaaaaaactgattatgTCTATTATGATGATCCTAATGAGTTAGTAGAACGGTTAAAATTACTTATATCATCACAAATGGCAGGGCATACCGGACATAATAATGAAATAGTCTCCATTATTGAAGAGCTAAAGGAAGCAAAAGTTATTTTATAG